From a region of the Prunus dulcis unplaced genomic scaffold, ALMONDv2, whole genome shotgun sequence genome:
- the LOC117612400 gene encoding LOW QUALITY PROTEIN: uncharacterized protein LOC117612400 (The sequence of the model RefSeq protein was modified relative to this genomic sequence to represent the inferred CDS: inserted 1 base in 1 codon; substituted 1 base at 1 genomic stop codon), protein MRVPKVKGLLKAQSCMSQGDVAGHEGAEGIRIECRKGDGPRHEGEHSDTKLACLQGDVLNHGGAKGKEDAEGSTKVLFGYLQFGLGYGGRHKVVADRWFDSYEFGKRWLLTGSFGAWRPCGGLAKDGLFGTLHFDLETILQAKIRPLFVVPEKSFIGFFHPEELENRDFEFLQGAISFDSNWXEISRSASECACNIXPLVYIVSWNDHFFVFKIEQDAFYIIDTLGERLYEGCNQAYILKFDKDTTIQILPSEAKASYEKSGNRVRPNNCKETKAEGALVVVCKGREACKDFIKSFLAVIPIRELLADLKKGLMASTPLRHRLQIEFHCTKLLQSMDEYSVRETAAAAPAMAMALAVA, encoded by the exons atgagggtgccgaaggtgaAGGGGTTGCTGAAGGCACAAagttgcatgtcgcaaggtgATGTGGCtgggcacgagggtgccgaaggcataagaATTGAATGTCGTAAAGGCGATGGGCCTAGGCATGAGGGTGAGCATAGTGACACAAAACTTGCGTGTTTGCAAGGCGATGTGCTTAATCACGGGGGTGCCAAAGGCAAAGAGGATGCCGAAGGTAGCACAAA gGTGTTGTTCGGTTATTTGCAGTTTGGTTTGGGCTATGGAGGTCGACACAAAGTAGTTGCTGATCGGTGGTTTGACTCCTATGAGTTTGGTAAAAGATGGCTACTGACCGGTAGCTTTGGAGCATGGCGTCCTTGCGGTGGTCTCGCCAAGGATGGTCTCTTCGGTACTTTG CACTTTGATCTTGAGACCATCCTTCAAGCTAAAATTCGTCCTCTGTTTGTAGTTCCAGAGAAGTCTTTCATAGGATTCTTCCATCCTGAAGAACTAGAAAACAGGGATTTTGAGTTCCTTCAGGGTGCCATTTCCTTCGATAGCAACT ATGAGATCAGTCGTTCTGCATCAGAATGTGCCTGCAATATTTAACCTCTGGTCTACATTGTGAGTTGGAACGACCATTTCTTTGTATTTAAGATAGAGCAGGATGCTTTCTACATAATTGACACATTAGGGGAGAGGTTGTATGAAGGTTGCAACCAGGCCTATATcctgaaatttgacaaagaCACAACAATCCAAATATTACCAAGTGAGGCCAAAGCATCATATGAGAAATCTGGAAATCGGGTGCGACCGAACAACTGTAAGGAAACTAAAGCTGAAGGGGCTCTTGTA GTTGTATGCAAAGGAAGAGAAGCTTGCAAAGATTTTATTAAGAGCTTTTTGGCTGTTATCCCTATAAGGGAATTGCTGGCGGATCTTAAGAAGGGTTTGATGGCATCAACACCTCTTCGTCATCGGCTACAAATTGAATTCCATTGTACCAAGCTCTTGCAGTCAATGGATGAATATTCTGTAAGAGAAACAGCAGCTGCTGCACCAGCAATGGCAATGGCATTGGCAGTTGCATAA